The Listeria welshimeri serovar 6b str. SLCC5334 genome has a window encoding:
- a CDS encoding GatB/YqeY domain-containing protein — MTLLDKLNEDMKQAMRDKEKEKLSVIRMLKAALQNEAIHQGVKDLTPDDEVTVISRELKQRRDSLAEFDKAGRSDLSDKVRSEIVIVEDYAPKQLTPEELENIVKATIEEVGASSKADFGKVMSAIMPKVKGKADGGAVNQFVKKYLS, encoded by the coding sequence TTGACACTGCTTGACAAGTTAAATGAAGATATGAAACAAGCGATGCGCGATAAAGAGAAAGAAAAACTTTCCGTTATTCGCATGTTAAAAGCAGCTTTACAAAACGAAGCAATTCACCAAGGTGTGAAAGATCTTACTCCGGATGATGAAGTAACCGTGATTTCCCGTGAACTCAAACAGCGCAGAGACTCTCTAGCTGAGTTTGATAAAGCAGGACGTAGCGACCTTTCTGATAAAGTCCGTTCCGAGATTGTCATTGTTGAGGACTATGCGCCAAAACAATTGACTCCTGAAGAGCTTGAGAACATTGTGAAAGCAACTATCGAAGAAGTTGGCGCATCTAGTAAAGCTGATTTCGGCAAAGTAATGTCCGCGATTATGCCTAAAGTAAAAGGCAAAGCTGACGGCGGTGCTGTTAACCAATTCGTAAAAAAATATCTTTCATAA
- the rpsU gene encoding 30S ribosomal protein S21, producing MSKTVVRKNESLEDALRRFKRTVSKSGTLQESRKREFYEKPSVKRKKKSEAARKRKF from the coding sequence ATGTCAAAAACAGTAGTTCGTAAAAACGAATCGCTTGAAGATGCTCTTCGTCGCTTTAAACGTACTGTTTCCAAAAGTGGAACTTTGCAAGAATCCAGAAAGCGCGAATTTTATGAAAAACCAAGCGTAAAACGTAAGAAAAAATCCGAAGCAGCAAGAAAACGCAAATTCTAA